Proteins encoded by one window of Streptomyces uncialis:
- a CDS encoding ABC transporter substrate-binding protein translates to MTARSTRRSFAAKSGQSRLAAIGAIAVAGSLLLSGCGDQTKEKAEDSGDSGRESAAAAPLADKLPKAVRDKGEIKVGSDIAYAPVEFKDDSGKTVGIDPDIAAAIGKQLGVDFVFENGTFDTLITGLRSKRYDLAMSAMTDTKDRQNGVDGDTGKKVGEGVDFVDYFNAGVSIYTPKGKTQNIKGWDDLCGKKIVVQRGTVSHDLAKAQAKECPSGKKLAIEPYDNDQQAQTRLRSGGADAGSSDFPVAAYAVKTSGGGKDFELVGDQVEAAPYGIAVAKGNDELRDAVQAGLDAIIKNGEYDKIIAKWGVEAGAVKEAVVNGGK, encoded by the coding sequence ATGACCGCACGCTCCACCCGTCGCTCGTTCGCCGCGAAGTCCGGGCAGTCACGGCTCGCCGCGATCGGCGCGATCGCGGTCGCCGGCTCGCTGCTCCTGAGCGGCTGTGGTGACCAGACCAAGGAGAAGGCCGAGGACAGCGGGGACAGCGGCCGCGAGAGCGCCGCCGCCGCCCCGCTCGCCGACAAGCTCCCGAAGGCCGTCCGCGACAAGGGCGAGATCAAGGTCGGCTCGGACATCGCGTACGCGCCCGTCGAGTTCAAGGACGACTCCGGCAAGACGGTCGGTATCGACCCGGACATCGCCGCCGCCATCGGCAAGCAGCTCGGCGTGGACTTCGTCTTCGAGAACGGCACCTTCGACACCCTGATCACCGGGCTGCGCTCCAAGCGGTACGACCTCGCGATGTCCGCGATGACCGACACCAAGGACCGCCAGAACGGCGTCGACGGCGACACCGGCAAGAAGGTCGGCGAGGGCGTCGACTTCGTCGACTACTTCAACGCCGGCGTCTCCATCTACACGCCCAAGGGCAAGACCCAGAACATCAAGGGCTGGGACGACCTCTGCGGCAAGAAGATCGTGGTGCAGCGCGGCACGGTCTCCCACGACCTCGCCAAGGCGCAGGCCAAGGAGTGCCCGTCCGGCAAGAAGCTCGCGATCGAGCCGTACGACAACGACCAGCAGGCCCAGACCCGGCTGCGTTCGGGCGGCGCCGACGCCGGTTCGTCGGACTTCCCGGTCGCCGCGTACGCGGTGAAGACGTCCGGCGGCGGCAAGGACTTCGAGCTCGTCGGTGACCAGGTCGAGGCCGCCCCGTACGGCATCGCCGTGGCCAAGGGCAACGACGAGCTGCGGGACGCCGTCCAGGCGGGCCTGGACGCGATCATCAAGAACGGTGAGTACGACAAGATCATCGCCAAGTGGGGCGTCGAGGCGGGAGCCGTAAAGGAGGCCGTGGTCAACGGCGGCAAGTGA
- a CDS encoding amino acid ABC transporter permease: MSVDIDKTGGGPPAPPPARPEAIKAVPVRHYGRYIAAVVAIALLASIVYAFAQGKINWGAVPDYFFDDRILKGVGSTLLLTALSMLIGIGGGILLAVMRLSKNPVTSSIAWFYIWFFRGTPVLVQLFVWFNLGLVFEYINLGFVYKDYWSSFMTPFLTALLGLGLNEAAYMAEICRAGLLSVDEGQTEASHALGMSHQKTLRRIVIPQAMRVIVPPTGNEVINMLKTTSLVSAVQYYELLKYAQDIGQTSGAPVEMLFLAAAWYLIMTSVLSVGQYYVERYYARGSSRQLPPTPWQKVRKHVFSLSSRKGATA; this comes from the coding sequence GTGTCCGTCGACATTGACAAGACGGGCGGCGGCCCCCCGGCCCCGCCGCCCGCCCGGCCGGAGGCCATCAAGGCCGTCCCGGTCCGGCACTACGGGCGGTACATCGCCGCCGTGGTCGCCATCGCCCTGCTCGCCTCGATCGTCTACGCGTTCGCGCAGGGCAAGATCAACTGGGGTGCGGTCCCCGACTACTTCTTCGACGACCGCATCCTCAAGGGGGTCGGCAGCACCCTGCTGCTGACCGCCCTGTCCATGCTGATCGGCATCGGCGGCGGCATCCTGCTCGCGGTGATGCGGCTGTCGAAGAACCCGGTGACCTCGTCCATCGCGTGGTTCTACATCTGGTTCTTCCGGGGCACCCCGGTCCTCGTCCAGCTCTTCGTCTGGTTCAACCTGGGCCTGGTCTTCGAGTACATCAACCTCGGCTTCGTCTACAAGGACTACTGGTCGAGCTTCATGACGCCGTTCCTGACGGCGCTGCTCGGCCTCGGTCTCAACGAGGCCGCGTACATGGCGGAGATCTGCCGGGCGGGTCTGCTGTCGGTGGACGAGGGCCAGACCGAGGCGTCGCACGCGCTCGGGATGAGTCATCAGAAGACCCTGCGGCGGATCGTGATCCCGCAGGCGATGCGGGTGATCGTGCCCCCCACGGGCAATGAGGTCATCAACATGCTGAAGACGACCTCATTGGTGTCGGCGGTGCAGTACTACGAGCTACTGAAATACGCCCAGGACATCGGACAGACCTCGGGCGCCCCGGTGGAGATGCTCTTCCTCGCCGCCGCCTGGTACCTGATCATGACGTCGGTCCTGAGCGTCGGCCAGTACTACGTGGAGCGGTACTACGCGCGCGGCTCCAGCCGCCAGCTGCCGCCCACGCCCTGGCAGAAGGTCAGGAAGCATGTGTTCTCCCTGTCCAGCCGAAAGGGGGCCACGGCATGA
- a CDS encoding amino acid ABC transporter ATP-binding protein, whose translation MSAMVKAEGVHKSYGNVEVLKGIDLEVATGEVFCLIGPSGSGKSTFLRCINHLEKVNAGRLYVDGELVGYRQKGDKLYELKDNEVALKRRDIGMVFQRFNLFPHMTALQNICEAPIQVKRVPARQARERAAQLLERVGLADKADSYPSQLSGGQQQRVAIARALAMDPKLMLFDEPTSALDPELVGDVLDVMRDLAESGMTMVVVTHEMGFAREVGDSLVFMDGGVVVESGDPREVLTNPQHERTRSFLSKVL comes from the coding sequence ATGAGCGCGATGGTGAAGGCCGAAGGCGTCCACAAGTCGTACGGCAATGTCGAGGTGCTCAAGGGCATCGACCTGGAGGTCGCCACCGGTGAGGTGTTCTGCCTCATCGGCCCGTCCGGTTCCGGCAAGTCGACGTTCCTGCGCTGCATCAACCACCTGGAGAAGGTCAACGCCGGGCGGCTGTACGTGGACGGCGAGCTCGTCGGCTACCGCCAGAAGGGCGACAAGCTGTACGAGCTGAAGGACAACGAGGTCGCGCTGAAGCGGCGTGACATCGGCATGGTGTTCCAGCGGTTCAACCTCTTCCCGCACATGACCGCCCTCCAGAACATCTGCGAGGCGCCGATCCAGGTGAAGCGCGTGCCCGCGCGGCAGGCCCGGGAACGGGCCGCGCAGCTCCTGGAGCGGGTCGGGCTCGCGGACAAGGCGGACAGCTATCCCTCGCAGCTGTCCGGCGGACAGCAGCAGCGGGTCGCGATCGCGCGCGCCCTGGCGATGGACCCCAAGCTGATGCTGTTCGACGAGCCGACCTCCGCGCTCGACCCCGAACTCGTCGGCGATGTGCTCGACGTGATGCGTGATCTCGCGGAGTCCGGGATGACGATGGTGGTCGTGACGCACGAGATGGGCTTCGCGCGGGAGGTGGGCGACTCGCTCGTCTTCATGGACGGCGGTGTGGTGGTCGAGTCGGGCGACCCCCGCGAGGTCCTGACGAACCCCCAGCACGAACGCACCCGGTCCTTCCTGTCCAAGGTCCTGTGA
- a CDS encoding class I SAM-dependent methyltransferase translates to MTGTTTGADWRAWQESWDRQQEWYMPDREERFRVMLDMVEAFAGPAPRVLDLACGTGSITDRLLTRFPNARSTGVDLDPALLAIAEGTFEGDDRVTFVTADLKEPDWVDRLPHDTYDAVLTATALHWLHLDPLAKLYGRIAGIVRDGGVFMNADHMVDGSTPRINEAEAVLRRARRERAREDGALDWARWWELVGRDPVLAEPTARRFEIYGEHADGDTPPLDWHVRALRGSGFSEARGVWGSPSDGMVLALK, encoded by the coding sequence ATGACCGGGACCACGACCGGAGCCGACTGGCGGGCCTGGCAGGAGAGCTGGGACCGGCAGCAGGAGTGGTACATGCCCGACCGCGAGGAGCGGTTCCGGGTCATGCTGGACATGGTCGAGGCGTTCGCCGGGCCCGCGCCCCGGGTGCTGGACCTCGCGTGCGGTACGGGGAGTATTACGGATCGCCTGCTGACGAGGTTCCCGAACGCGCGAAGTACCGGTGTCGATCTCGATCCCGCGCTGCTGGCGATCGCCGAGGGGACCTTCGAGGGCGACGACCGCGTCACCTTCGTGACGGCCGACCTCAAGGAACCCGACTGGGTCGACCGGCTGCCGCACGACACGTACGACGCCGTGCTCACCGCGACCGCCCTGCACTGGCTGCACCTCGATCCGCTCGCCAAGCTCTACGGGCGGATCGCCGGGATCGTCCGGGACGGGGGCGTGTTCATGAACGCCGACCACATGGTCGACGGCTCGACGCCCCGGATCAACGAGGCGGAGGCCGTCCTGCGCCGGGCCCGGCGGGAACGGGCCCGCGAGGACGGCGCGCTCGACTGGGCCCGATGGTGGGAGCTGGTGGGGCGGGACCCGGTCCTCGCGGAGCCCACGGCCCGGCGGTTCGAGATCTACGGGGAGCACGCGGACGGGGACACCCCACCGCTCGACTGGCATGTCCGGGCCTTGCGCGGCAGCGGGTTCTCGGAGGCCCGTGGGGTGTGGGGCTCGCCGTCCGACGGGATGGTCCTCGCCCTGAAGTAG
- a CDS encoding CGNR zinc finger domain-containing protein gives MELAYYSDYAVRLVNSEEPVRGKDTLTSVDAVRDLFGANKSAARRTTDSDVTRFRSVRARLRAVFEAADTGDETLAVDLLNSLLMEFPVSPQISGHDDRDDSGDPLWHMHLADHPSNATAGYAAIASMGLAIHLTEYGVDRLGLCEAAPCRNAYLDTSTNRSRRYCSDRCATRANVAAYRARKRLEADRAADGPPPASTGRTAENAQESAPAQGR, from the coding sequence GTGGAACTGGCCTATTACTCGGACTACGCCGTACGTCTGGTCAACAGCGAGGAGCCGGTACGGGGCAAGGACACCCTGACCTCGGTGGACGCCGTCCGTGACCTGTTCGGCGCGAACAAGTCGGCCGCGCGTCGGACCACGGACTCGGACGTGACCCGCTTCCGGTCGGTGCGCGCCCGGCTGCGCGCGGTCTTCGAGGCGGCCGACACCGGGGACGAGACGCTCGCGGTGGACCTGCTGAACTCGCTGCTGATGGAGTTCCCGGTCAGCCCCCAGATCTCCGGCCACGACGACCGCGACGACAGCGGCGACCCGCTGTGGCACATGCACCTCGCGGACCACCCGTCGAACGCCACCGCCGGGTACGCGGCCATCGCCTCGATGGGGCTGGCCATCCATCTCACCGAGTACGGGGTGGACCGCCTCGGCCTGTGCGAGGCGGCCCCGTGCCGCAACGCCTATCTGGACACCTCGACCAACCGCTCCCGGCGCTACTGCTCGGACCGCTGCGCGACCCGGGCGAACGTGGCCGCCTACCGGGCCCGCAAGCGTCTGGAGGCCGACCGCGCGGCCGACGGACCGCCGCCCGCGAGTACGGGCCGCACCGCCGAGAACGCCCAGGAGAGCGCCCCCGCCCAGGGCCGCTGA
- the sodX gene encoding nickel-type superoxide dismutase maturation protease, giving the protein MPDAAEEGAARAVFGLAEVEGPSMVPTLYHGDQVLVRYGARVRPGQVVVLRHPLQQNLLIVKRAVERRRGGWWVLADNPTAGADSTVYGTVPEEFVLGRVLARYRPRRRESGQRPWAGALSWAFSAVRPVLAGGGPSAARSASRRLRAR; this is encoded by the coding sequence ATGCCGGACGCAGCGGAGGAAGGGGCGGCCCGCGCGGTGTTCGGGCTGGCCGAGGTGGAGGGTCCGTCGATGGTGCCGACCCTCTACCACGGCGACCAGGTGCTGGTCCGCTACGGCGCCCGGGTGAGGCCCGGCCAGGTCGTCGTCCTGCGCCACCCGCTCCAGCAGAACCTGCTCATCGTCAAGCGGGCCGTCGAGCGGCGCCGGGGCGGCTGGTGGGTGCTCGCCGACAACCCGACGGCCGGCGCGGACAGCACGGTGTACGGGACGGTGCCCGAGGAGTTCGTCCTCGGGCGGGTCCTCGCGCGGTACCGGCCGCGCCGCCGGGAGTCCGGTCAGCGGCCCTGGGCGGGGGCGCTCTCCTGGGCGTTCTCGGCGGTGCGGCCCGTACTCGCGGGCGGCGGTCCGTCGGCCGCGCGGTCGGCCTCCAGACGCTTGCGGGCCCGGTAG
- the sodN gene encoding superoxide dismutase, Ni: MLSRLFAPKVKVSAHCDLPCGVYDPAQARIEAESVKAVQDKMAANNDPHYQARATVIKEQRAELAKHHVTVLWSDYFKPPHFEKYPELHTLVNDTLKALSAAKASTDPATGQKALDHIAQIDKIFWETKQG, translated from the coding sequence ATGCTCTCCCGCCTGTTTGCCCCCAAGGTCAAGGTCAGCGCACACTGCGACCTGCCCTGCGGCGTGTACGACCCGGCCCAGGCCCGCATCGAGGCGGAGTCGGTGAAGGCCGTGCAGGACAAGATGGCCGCCAACAACGACCCGCACTACCAGGCTCGCGCCACGGTCATCAAGGAGCAGCGCGCCGAACTGGCCAAGCACCACGTCACGGTCCTGTGGAGCGACTACTTCAAGCCCCCGCACTTCGAGAAGTACCCGGAGCTGCACACCCTGGTCAACGACACCCTGAAGGCCCTCTCGGCCGCCAAGGCGTCGACCGACCCGGCGACGGGCCAGAAGGCCCTGGACCACATCGCCCAGATCGACAAGATCTTCTGGGAGACCAAGCAGGGCTGA
- a CDS encoding helix-turn-helix domain-containing protein, translating to MSKAETGHTMPHHTDDHIGARIADYRKLRQLTQTGLAQRAFVARGTIAKVEAGLTPATPAIVAAVARALEVEIAVLNGQPYVSEMRQDQLDRMIAPLSDALDLYDLGPDAEIVPRPLSVITADVETLCAGACATEYKGVGARLPGLLGELTTALSLAPSEQERRTAAQALSWAYWVTYEFTYRLGYHQLAMIALERMGWMAEQAQDPLLLAIRLSKRSAMLLRHGNNRMASRILERGHSLIGQYDDPGSVQAVAVAGTLHLAGAIAAAQAKDKGSVAGELELAHRAADRIGRDVPRVYWASFGLTNVAHFDVATSVELGDLGMAMKAARNLRFPADHPRMRVGRYHIEMARAHSLMGKAEAAEKSLQRAREVAPQQARYHPLMRETIAVLVRRQRRASGGLASLAGWVGM from the coding sequence GTGTCCAAGGCAGAAACGGGGCACACCATGCCGCACCACACCGACGACCACATCGGCGCCCGGATCGCCGACTACCGCAAGCTGCGTCAGCTCACACAAACCGGCCTGGCGCAGCGGGCCTTCGTCGCACGCGGGACCATCGCGAAGGTGGAGGCGGGGCTCACCCCCGCCACACCTGCCATCGTGGCAGCGGTGGCGCGGGCACTGGAAGTCGAGATAGCCGTTCTCAACGGTCAGCCGTATGTGTCCGAGATGCGGCAGGACCAGCTCGACCGCATGATCGCACCGCTGTCGGACGCCCTTGATCTGTACGACCTCGGCCCTGACGCGGAAATCGTCCCCAGGCCGTTGAGCGTGATCACCGCCGATGTCGAGACGCTGTGCGCGGGCGCGTGCGCGACGGAGTACAAGGGAGTCGGCGCGAGGCTCCCCGGGCTCCTGGGCGAACTGACCACGGCCCTGAGCCTCGCCCCTTCCGAACAGGAACGCCGAACAGCCGCGCAGGCTCTGAGCTGGGCCTACTGGGTGACCTACGAGTTCACCTACCGGCTCGGCTACCACCAGTTGGCGATGATCGCGCTGGAACGCATGGGCTGGATGGCCGAGCAGGCACAGGACCCGCTGCTGCTGGCCATCCGCCTCAGCAAACGCAGTGCCATGCTGTTGCGCCACGGGAACAACAGGATGGCCTCGCGGATACTGGAACGAGGCCACTCGCTCATCGGTCAGTACGACGATCCGGGGTCGGTGCAGGCTGTGGCCGTCGCGGGGACGCTTCATCTGGCAGGAGCCATCGCCGCCGCACAGGCGAAGGACAAGGGCTCGGTGGCCGGCGAGCTGGAGTTGGCTCACCGGGCGGCCGACCGGATCGGCCGGGACGTACCCCGGGTCTACTGGGCCTCCTTCGGCCTGACGAACGTAGCTCACTTCGATGTCGCCACCTCGGTCGAACTCGGGGACCTGGGGATGGCGATGAAGGCGGCGCGGAATCTGCGCTTCCCGGCGGACCACCCCAGGATGCGGGTCGGCCGCTACCACATCGAGATGGCACGCGCGCATTCGCTGATGGGCAAGGCGGAGGCCGCCGAGAAGTCGTTGCAGCGGGCCAGGGAAGTCGCTCCGCAGCAGGCCAGGTACCACCCTTTGATGCGGGAAACCATCGCCGTACTGGTCCGTCGCCAACGCCGCGCGTCCGGCGGCCTGGCGTCCCTCGCCGGATGGGTGGGCATGTAG
- a CDS encoding GNAT family N-acetyltransferase, whose protein sequence is MEVQRYGQQDAKDIRTLLLDIHDVAYQGSSASFDSRERFAEFVDGWSSREGWVCLIGFDEGEPVGYLYGAPFSPGGWWRGSERPRSLGPTERAFALSELMVLPRWRKTGASSELHEALLSSRSEEAVTLFVDLAHPKVVALYESWGYEQVDESQPFDDSPVFAVMLRRLKPGG, encoded by the coding sequence ATGGAAGTGCAGCGGTACGGGCAGCAGGACGCGAAGGACATCCGGACCTTGCTCCTGGACATCCACGACGTGGCCTATCAGGGGTCATCCGCGTCATTCGACTCCCGGGAGCGTTTCGCGGAGTTCGTCGACGGCTGGAGCAGCCGGGAGGGGTGGGTCTGCCTCATCGGCTTCGATGAAGGCGAACCTGTGGGCTACCTCTACGGCGCCCCCTTCAGTCCCGGCGGCTGGTGGAGGGGCTCGGAACGGCCACGGTCCTTGGGGCCCACCGAGCGGGCCTTCGCACTGTCCGAGCTGATGGTGCTGCCCCGGTGGCGGAAGACCGGCGCCTCGTCGGAACTCCACGAAGCGCTGCTCTCCAGCAGGAGCGAGGAGGCGGTCACGCTGTTCGTCGACCTCGCGCACCCCAAGGTCGTGGCCCTCTACGAATCGTGGGGGTACGAGCAGGTCGACGAGTCCCAACCCTTCGACGACTCACCGGTGTTCGCGGTGATGCTGCGGCGGCTCAAGCCCGGGGGTTGA
- the cutA gene encoding divalent cation tolerance protein CutA produces MADHVQVSTATQTREQAVALARSAVAGRLAAGAQIVGQVASVFWHEGELGTSAEWQLRR; encoded by the coding sequence ATGGCTGACCACGTACAGGTATCGACCGCCACCCAGACGCGGGAGCAGGCGGTCGCGCTGGCCCGTTCAGCGGTCGCGGGGCGGCTGGCGGCCGGGGCGCAGATCGTGGGCCAGGTCGCCTCCGTCTTCTGGCACGAAGGCGAGCTCGGAACGTCCGCGGAGTGGCAACTCCGGAGGTGA